In Streptomyces sp. NBC_00091, the following proteins share a genomic window:
- a CDS encoding maleylpyruvate isomerase family mycothiol-dependent enzyme: MDTVDTVDTVEAVVEAVAEVRDPWLPDRLLRTERDALIPLLRRTPQAAYGLRTACPGWTARDVLAHCAAALVRIVEGRLEEGVFLPAANAADVAERLDWPVPRIVDELERGLTEAGPAIAAGDGRLDAVALGEWIHAGDVREAFGEPGAYAGDSLPLALPLLRTASRKRETPRLVADIGGHGGPLVLGNEVAGRAAARFRGDAATLIRLYSGRPLVATRYELAGAAEGELLIYR; encoded by the coding sequence GTGGACACCGTGGACACCGTGGACACCGTGGAAGCCGTCGTGGAGGCCGTCGCCGAGGTGCGCGACCCCTGGCTCCCGGACCGGCTGCTGCGCACCGAACGGGACGCGCTGATCCCGCTGTTGCGCCGCACGCCGCAGGCCGCCTACGGGCTCCGCACCGCCTGCCCCGGGTGGACCGCCCGGGACGTCCTCGCGCACTGCGCGGCCGCCCTCGTACGGATCGTCGAGGGCCGGCTGGAGGAAGGGGTCTTCCTGCCCGCCGCCAACGCCGCCGACGTGGCCGAGCGCCTGGACTGGCCGGTGCCCCGGATCGTGGACGAGCTGGAGCGCGGCCTCACCGAGGCCGGCCCGGCCATCGCCGCCGGCGACGGCAGGCTGGACGCGGTGGCGCTGGGGGAGTGGATCCACGCGGGCGACGTCCGCGAGGCGTTCGGGGAGCCCGGGGCGTACGCCGGCGACAGCCTGCCGCTCGCCCTGCCCCTGCTGCGCACCGCCAGCCGCAAGCGGGAGACCCCCCGGCTGGTCGCCGACATCGGCGGCCACGGGGGACCGCTGGTCCTGGGCAACGAGGTGGCCGGCCGGGCCGCCGCCCGCTTCCGCGGGGACGCGGCGACGCTGATCCGCCTCTACTCCGGCCGTCCGCTGGTCGCGACCCGCTACGAACTGGCGGGCGCGGCCGAGGGGGAACTGCTCATCTACCGGTGA